The bacterium genomic interval GCATCAACCTGGGTTCCAATACAGGCATCAACGTGATCTATTCCGGCACGGTATCCGCAGCCACCGAAGGGGCGATCCTGGGCATTCCTTCGTTCGCCATCTCTTTGGCGACATTCGTCAACCCGGATTTCCAGCCCGCAGCCGCATTCGCGGTTCAACTGGCGCAGACGCTGATGAACCGTCGGCTGCCCAAAGGCGTGTTTCTCAATGTCAATGTGCCGGCGGCGCCGGCTGAGCAAATCCGCGGTGTGCGCATCACCCGTCAGGGGCAGGCCAACTATATGGAGGAATACAGCGCCCGCCAGGATCCCCATCGTCGCAGCTATTATTGGCTCAGCGGAGAAAAAGTGGAGATTGAAGCCGACGAACAGGTGGATGACCGGGCCATCCTGCAAAACCATATTTCCATCACGCCGGTGCATTATGATTTGACCTATTATCCTTTGCTGCAAGAACTCGAAACCTGGGGTTTCAAACACGCATGACGCATGCAGAATTTATTCTGATTCTCGACTTCGGCTCGCAGTATACGCAGCTCATCGCGCGGCGTGTGCGGGAACTCGGCGTCTATTCAGAGATCAAACCCTTTTCGGTGACCCTGGATGAGATCAAACGGATGAAGCCCATGGGCGTCATCCTGTCGGGAGGCCCGGCCTCGGTCTACGCAGCTGAAGCGCCGTTGCCGCCGAAGGAATTGTTCGACCTCGATATTCCGATCCTCGGCATCTGCTATGGACTGCAGTCCATCGCGTTTCTGCTCGGCGGCGAAGTGGAACGAGCGCCGCGCCGGGAATACGGCCGGGCCGAGCTGACCGTCGATGAGGCTACAGAGCTCTTCGCAGAGCTGCCGCTGCAATTGACGGTGTGGATGAGCCATGGCGATCATCTGACCCAACCGCCGCCGGGTTTTAGCATCATCGCCCACACAGCCAACGCCGCCATCGCGGCTGTGCGCCACGAGAGAAAAAAAATCTTTGGCATCCAATTCCACCCGGAAGTAGTGCACACGCCTGACGGGGCAAAAATTCTCGGCAACTTTTGTTTTACCGCTTGCGGATGCCGCGGCGATTGGAACGCCGGCGCTTTTATCGAACGTACCTTGCAAGATATCCGCAGCCGCATCGGCGACAAACGAGCGCTGTGCGCCCTGTCCGGCGGCGTGGACTCGACCGTGGCCGCTGTGCTGGTGGCCAGAGCCATCGGCCGGCGGCTCTCCTGCGTGTTCGTCGACACCGGTATGCTGCGCGAGGGCGAGGTCGAAGAGGTGTGCCGGTTCTATCAGGAGGCTGATTTCGATTTTCACCTTCTCAACGCCGGTGCCCCATTTCTCTCCGCCCTACGGGGCGTGGTCGATCCGGAACAAAAACGTAAAATCATCGGCCGTGAGTTCATCCGCCTTTTCGAAGAGAAATCAAAAGAACTCGGCGATGTCGAATATCTGGTTCAGGGCACGCTCTATCCGGATGTGATCGAAAGCGTGTCCACCAAGGGACCTTCCTCGGTCATTAAAAGCCATCACAACGTCGGCGGCCTGCCGGAACGAATGCATCTGAGCTTGCTGGAACCGCTGCGAGAGCTGTTCAAAGACGAGGTGCGCCGCGTCGGCAGGGAACTGCAGGTCCCTGAGACCATCCTTGGGCGCCATCCCTTTCCCGGCCCTGGATTGGCGGTGCGCATCGTCGGCGAGATCACCCCTGAACGGCTGGCGGTGTTGCGCCGGGCTGATCGTATTTTCATCGAAGAGTTGAAGCAGAGCAGGCAATATGATAAAATCTGGCAGGCCTTCGTCGTCCTATTGCCTGTGCAATCCGTCGGTGTGATGGGCGACGAACGCACCTATGAAAACGTCGCCGCGTTACGTGCTGTGACCAGCTTGGACGGCATGACCGCGGATTGGGCTGAGATCCCCGCGGCGGTGCTGGCGCGGATATCCAATCGCATCATCAATGAGGTAAAGGGAATCAACCGGGTGGTGTACGACATCAGCTCCAAACCACCCAGCACCATTGAATGGGAGTGACCTTCCATGTGCGGTATTGTGGGGTATATCGGACAACAAACGGTGCTGCCGATTTTGCTGCAGGGTCTGAAGCGACTCGAATATCGAGGCTATGACTCCGCCGGGGTGGCGCTGTTGCACAACGATGCTTTCTGCGTCGAAAAAGCAGTGGGCAAGATTCAAGAGTTGGAGAAGCGAATCAACAGCCGCTGTTTGCAGGGCACGCTGGGCATCGGTCACACCCGCTGGGCCACGCACGGCGAACCCAGTCAAATCAACGCGCACCCGCATCACGATTGCCAGGGACGCCTGATGGTGGTGCACAACGGCATCATTGAAAACCATGCGCTCCTGCGCCAAGAGCTGATGCAACGCGGCCATGTGTTCGTCTCCCAGACCGACACCGAAGTGCTGTGCCATCTTTTCGAAGAGTACCTGAATCAGGGGGCGGACTTTGTGGACGCGGTCCATGAGGGTTTGAACCGGGTGCAGGGCACCTACGGCATCGCAGTTCTGGAAAAAAATCATCCTGATCTTTTACTGGCTGCCCGGCGCGGCAGTCCGCTGGTGATCGGTCACGGCAAGACCGGATTCTTTCTCGCGTCCGACACCGCGCCCTTGGTGGGCTACACCACGGATGTCAGCTATCTGGATGACGGCGAGATGGCGGTTCTATGGCGTGACGAATTCAAGGTGAAATCCATCGACAACCGGATCATCGCCAAGACCGTTCAAGTGATCGACACCGACCTTCGCCAGATCGAAAAAGCCGGCTACCCCCATTTCATGCTCAAGGAGATCATGGAGCAACCACAGACCCTCCGCGACACCATGCGCGGCCGGCTGCTCCCGGAACAAGGCACCGCCAAACTCGGCGGCATTGAACATGATCTCGAGTCCCTGCTGTATGCGCGCCGCATCATCATCACCGCCTGCGGCACCTCCTGGCACGCGGCGCTGATCGGCGAGTACTTGTTCGAAGATTTGGTCGGCATTCCCGTGGAGGTGGAATACGCCTCCGAGTTCCGCTATCGCAATCCGATCCTCAACGAAGACTCGGTGGTGCTGGCTATCAGCCAGTCCGGCGAAACCGCGGACACCCTGGCAGCGGTGCGCGAAGCTAAACACAAACGCAGCAAGGTGTTCGGCATCTGCAACACCGTCGGTTCCTCCATCGCACGGGAAACCGATGCCGGCGTGTATCTGCACGCCGGGCCGGAGATCGGCGTGGCCTCCACCAAGGCGTTCACCTCCCAGATCACGGTGCTGTCGCTGATCACCCTGCTGCTGGGCCGTATCCGCAGCATCTCCAGCACCCGCGGCAGAAAATTGGTGGAAGAGCTGAGGTCGATTCCGGATAAAGTGGAAAAAACGCTGGAAAGCAGCCGGCAGATCCAAACGATCGCCGAGCAGCTGCAGCAAAGCTCCAACATGCTTTATCTGGGTCGTGGCTACAACTTTCCCGTGGCGCTGGAGGGCGCTTTAAAACTGAAAGAAATCTCCTATATCCATGCAGAGGGGTATCCGGCTGCAGAGATGAAACACGGCCCCATCGCCCTGATCGACGATCACATGCCGGTGGTCTTTATCGCCACCCGCGATTCGGTCTACGATAAAATCCTCTCCAACATCGAAGAGGTGCGGGCGCGACGAGGGCGCGTCATCGCCATCGCCACTGAAGGCGATCGCGAGATCGCCAAACAAGCCGAACATGTGATTTATGTGCCGGAAACCCTGGAAATCTTTAATCCGATGGTCACCATTATTCCACTGCAGCTGCTCGCCTATCACATGGCGGTTTTACGCAACTGTGACGTTGATCAACCTAGAAATCTGGCAAAAAGCGTAACTGTGGAATGAATAAAGACCATGCCTAGTCATCAGTCAAGGAGCTGTCCTAAGTGATCTTGAGAAAAGCCATCCTCGTGTTGTACCTGTTCGCCGGCGCAGCCTTGGCTGTGCCGAGCGGTCTTTTCGAGCGCAGCATCAAGCTGTATCAGCTTCAACGCTTCGAGGAAGCCGTACTGCTGCTTCAAGAGCTGACCGACGAAAATAAACCGAATCCAGAGGCAACCTGCGCCGGGCTGGTACTGACTCGCACATACAGCCGGCTCAACGATAGGGTCAACGCCCGCCGCATAGCGCTCGATATGCTCCGCCGTTTTCCCGACAGCCGTTATGCCGACTGGTTCCAATTCGAATTGGCCCGGCTGGCCTGTCAGACCCAAGACCGGCCGGAGGCGCTGCGCCGCCTGGTCTGGATCATGGACCATTCAACCAATCCGGACATGACCTCAGCGTGCATCGATCAAGCCACCCGCCTTATCAACGCCGGCGTTGCCGAGGATGTTCTCATCGAGCTCAGCGGTCAACTGCACACGCCGGATACGAAAAAATGGCTGGAGCTGTGGAACGCGCGCACCCTCTGCGGCTACCAGGGCAAGGTCAAGGCCCAAGAGGCACTCTTTCGCCTCGCCGGATCCGAGCTGACCGAGTCGCAGAACCGAGCGCTGCAATCCTGGCTGAACGCTTCATCTGAGCAACTGCGTTTTCCCATGCGCATCGCTGTCCTGCTGCCGCTGTCCGGCGAATATGAGGAAGAGGGACATCAATTCCTTTACGGACTGGTGTTCGCGCTGCGCGATCTGCGCCAACCGGTGGAACTGATCGTAAAGGATACGCAGGGATCGCAGATAGAGGCCGCGCGCATCATGAACGAGTTGATTAAAACCGATGTATCGCTGTTCATCGGCGAACTGGACGACAGCCGCTCCGCCACCCTGGCGGCGCAGGCCGCCCAAGCCGGCAAACTGCTCATCTGCCCGATCTCCACAGAAGCCGGCATCGCAGGATTGGGCGATCGCATCTTTCAAATGAACAGCGATATCGAGACGCGCGGCATCGCCCTGGCTCACTATGCCTATCAGAAACTCGGCCTGCGCACCTTTGCCATCCTGGCGCCGGCGGACAACTATGGGCACGAGTTGACCGACGCTTTTGCAGGCGCCATCGATGAACTGGGCGGCACGATCATTGCTCAGCAATGGTACTATCCCGGTACCGAAGATTTTAAGCGGCACTTTCAAACCATCCGCGAAACCGCGTTGGCGGCCAGCCCATTGGATACCGCTCTGGTGAACGAGTACCTACGCCGTCGCTCAGAATCCGGTCAGCGGGTTCTCGGCACCCAGGACGACGAATTCGGCCTGCCGGTCACCTCCATCGACGGTTTTTTCTTCCCCATCTATGAAGAAGACCTGCCGATCATCGCCCCGCAATACGCGCTGGTCAACATCAAAGCCACGCCCCTGGGCGGCGACAACTGGAATCATCTTGACGTGCTGCGCAATCAAAGGCGATATATCAACGGCGCCGTGTTCATCAGCGGTCAGCACCTGCAGGAAACCGAGATGGAATACATCCGCTTTCAAAACAGTTATCGTATGTTGACCAGTCAATCGCCTACTCTGCTCTCTGTTTTGGGGGTGGATCTGGGCCGTTTCTTGGTTCGGGCGATCGATTCCGGCTATACCGACGCCCGATCCCTGGCGGAATTCTTACAACAGGCGCCGCTTTTTAACGGTCTTGCAGGAGATTATCAATTTTCCAAACAATCGCACGTCAATCAATCAGTACACCTCCTGCAATACAAAGACGTCATCATCCAAAAACTGGAAAACTAACAAAGGAGCGACATCATGGAAGACTTTTTACGCAAAACGTTGATGGCCGGCCTGGGGTTCATGGATCTGACTAAAGAAAAAGTCGAAGATTTTATCGACGACATGATCAAACGCGGCGAAGTGAAACAGGAAGAACGCGCCAAATACATCCTGGAGACCATGAACAAAGTTGAACAGCGCAGCCAAGAGGCCAAGAGTTGGATTCAAAAACAGGTGCAGGAGGCCATGGAGGAGATCAAGCCCAAAACCCAGAAATTGGTCGATGAGCTCCAGGCCAAGCTGGACGAACTGACCGCTGAGGTGAACCGTCTGCGCGGTGAAGCGGAAAAGAAAAAAGACGCCTGATTTTTTCATCATTCGGAAATATTCCATTGACAAATTAAGTTATATTATTTAATTTACTTCTTCAGGCATCCACTGCATGGGCATCGGGTTGAATTACAATCAAGAAAGGAGTCCGGTATGAGAAAAGTCGCAGTTGTCATGTTGCTGGTATTGGCCTTGTCCGGATTGGCATCGGCCAAATCGGATATCGGTTTAAAGGGTGTGGGCGGTCAGTTGGCGTATGTATTCCCCGAAGATCCGATCGAAAGCACCATCGGCTTCGGCGGCAACGTCTACCTCGGCAAATTGTCACCGCAGTTGAAGCTCTTCACCTATGTTGATTACTGGAAAAAATCTTACGACGAGAGCAAACACGTGGAATCCTCTTTTTCCGTGCTGAGCATTATGGGCGCACTGCGCTATCAATTCCCCAGCACTGGGAATATCAAACCCTATGCCGGCGGCGGTTTGGGCTTGAACATCGCTTCGGCCAGCTGGGAGTATAGCGGCGAATACTCTGAGTACTTTGATGACGAGGGATCTGAGAGTGAAACCGACCTCGGCATTCTGATCATGGTAGGCGCCTCGACCATGCTTTCTTCGAACATGGAAGGATTCGCGGAAGTGCGTTACAACATCGCAGACGTAGATTTCTTCGGCATCTATGCCGGCATCACCTACCTGTTGAAATAACAGGATGTCCCTTCACAAGCCCCGCAAGGGGCTTTTTTTTTTGCTGGGAATCCCTCCACTCCTCGCAGTCAGCCCACTCGACTTCATTTCCTTATATTCCTCTTGGATTTATCAATTTTTTTTTCTAAAATAATTAACCAGTACCATTAAAAACGAGACCGGCTCTATCGCGATGAAACTTCCCCTGATCGGCCTGACCATGGATCACAGCCCAGCCACTGATGCTCGACCTTTCGCCAAGGGCGCCGATATCTATTACTTGAACGATGTTTATATCCGCTACGTGGAAAAAGCCGGGTGCCTCTTTCTTGGACTGCCGACCACCGATCAACGGCAGCTTTCCAGGGATTACATCCGCCATCTGGACGGCCTGCTGCTCACCGGAGGCAATGACGTCTTTTCCGGCGCTTACGGTGAGACGCAACTCTTTGAAGACTGGCAACAGGACGGGCCAAGAACCTTTTTCGAAATCGAACTGATCAACCAAGCCCTGGAGCAGAATAAACCGATCCTGGGCATCTGTCGGGGCTTTCAGATGCTGAATGTCGCCTTGGGCGGCTCTTTGTATCAGGACATCGCCTTGCAGAGGCCGGACAGCCTGCAGCATCGCTCGCTCAACAAACCGGTCTGGAACGCTCATCCGGTGCGGATTCAGCAGGGTTCGCTTTTGCATCGCGTCCTCGGCCGGAGCGAATGTCGCGTCAACACCTCACATCATCAGGCGGTCAAACAGCCGGCGCCATCGCTCAACGCCGTGGCCTGGGCGCCGGACGGCGTGATCGAAGGATTGGAAAGCCCGGATCATCGCTTCGTTCTTGGTGTGCAGTGGCACCCGGAGGCCATGGGCGCGGACCCCACGGCGTCCGCGCTGATCGACCAATTCGTCCAAGCCTGCAAAAAATCATAATATGAAGACGACCCCCGAAGCATTGAAAGCCGAATGGCAGGCCGGCCGTTTTGAGCCGGTCTATCTTTTCTACGGACAAGAGGATTTTATCATCGAGCAGCTGTGCGAGGATTTCCTGGCTAAGGCGCTGCTGGCCGAGGAGAGGGATTTCAACCTTGATATCTTTTACGGCAACGAAGCGGATGCCGTCAAGGTGGTCAACATCGCCTCCTCCTTCCCCATGATGTCCACTCGCCGAGTGGTGATGGTCAAAGGCGTCGAGCAGATGAACGCAGGGCCCATTCAGCTGATCCATAAATATGTCACACGCCCCTCCGCCTCGACCTGCCTGATTCTAACCGCGGAAAAGCTCGAAGGCCGCAAGAGCAAATTGCATGATATTCAAAAGGTCAGTTGCTCCTGCGAAGCCAAAATCCTCTACGACAACCAGATCCCCGACTGGCTGCGCAAGTGGGTTCGCCAGTTCGATCTGACCATCTCGGACGAGGCCATCCGCCTGCTGCAGGCGCACACCGGCAATACGCTGCGCAGCCTAGCTGCGGAGATCGACAAACTGCGGCTGAATCTGCAGCAACGCAAAAACATCGAGGTCCAGGATGTGGAACAGGTGGTCGGCAGTTCCAAGCAATACACGGTGTTCGAGCTATGTGATGCGGTGGGCGCTAAAAATCTGAACCGCAGCCTCAACATCCTCAGCGCCATGCTGCAAAACGGCGACAAGCCCCCACAGTTACTGACCATGCTCAGCCGCCACTTTTTCATCCTTGCAAAGCTTCGAGAGTTGAAAAGCAAAAATTTGCGCGATGACGACATCGCCAAGCGGCTGAAGGTAAATCCCTTTTTCCTCAACAACTACCGCCGCCAGGCCAACCAGTACGGCCGCGATCAGCTTAAAACCGCGTTCAGCCACCTCCTTGAGGCGGACCAGCATCTCAAGACCAGCTACCAAAAGCCCCGGCTGGTGCTCGAAACCCTGCTTTTCAAACTCCAGTACCACATCCGTTAAAAACACGGGAACCCAACCCGAGCGAACGAGTATAATTTATTGAACCTAAATGAGCCTGAAAGAACAGAAAACAGCGGAACTGAGCGACGAGGAACTGATCCATCGATTTCAGGATGGAGACATCTACGCATTCGACGCGATCGTCAATCGCTACAAGGATCAATTGCTCAATTACGCCTATCGTTTTCTGAACAATCCGGAGGAGGCGGAGGATGTGGTACAGGAGACGTTTTTACGCATCTTCCGCAACAAACACGCCTACCGTGAAATAGCGAAATTTTCCACCTGGGTGTACACCATCGCCGGTAATCTGGCTAAAACTGAACTGCGCAAGCGCAAACGGCGCAAGTACCTCTACCTCTCGGACATGGGTTATGACGAAAAAGAATACGAGATCGTCGATCCCAGCGCCAATACGGAAAAAGAGGTGGAAAGCCTGTTTCAGGAAAAGATCATCCAGAAAGCCATCGATGAGCTGCCGCCGCGGTTTCGCCAGGTGATCCTGCTGGTGGAAATTCAGGAACTTCCCTATGAGGAAGTGAGTAAAATCATGCGAGTGCCCCTGGGTACAGTGAAATCCCGCGTCAACCGCGCCCGGCTGAAGCTTCAGGCTAAATTGAGCGACATCATGGAGCGCGAGAAGAAAAATAAAACTGCGAGGAGCTGATGAATCTTTGCGACAAAATGAAAAAAAACGCTTTTCTGTATCATGAAAAAGCCCTGGAACCATCCACGGCCGCCAGGGTACAGGAGCATCTGGAGCAGTGCGAAACGTGCCGAAGACACTTTCAGCAGGCCCTGTTGCTTAAAAAGGCGTTGAAAGGATTGCCCCGCCGTCGCACCTCGCCGGATTTTAACGCTGTGCTGCGGGCGCGATTGCGCACAGAGACCTACCGCAAACCGCTGTTCAGCTTTCCAGCCGGCAGCGGCATGTGGCAGATTCCCGCCTATGCAGGACTGGCGCTGATGTTTGTGGCGCTGGGCGCCCTTTTACAACGGAATTGGAACCCATCGATCATGCCCACCATGGCAGACCGGGTGGCCGTGGTGCAGACCGCTCCCCAGCCGGCCTCAGGGAACGCCCAATTCGCCGCCGGTAGTGCTCCCATTCGCCGTGCTCCGGTAAAAAACTATGTCGATCCCGGCACGGTCGCGGACATAAGCAAATGGGCGCAACAGAATCAAAGACGGACGCAGGCCACCCTGGCAAAATACGACGAGGACAGCACCTGGCAAAGAAACAGCACCCAGAACACAAACAGGTCGCTGGTGCGTGAGGTCAGACAGGTACGGTTCTAAATGAAACAGGCACGTTTATCAACTCTATGCTTACGGCTGCACTGGCTGCCGGCCATGTTCCTGCTCGCTAACCTGGCCTGTTCAGTCCCAGCCTTGGCTCAGGAGAGTTCGGTTCTCGCCAAACTGGAACAGGACCTCAAACAGCTGATCGAGAAAGTAAAGCCGTCGGTGGTCACCGTCTCGGCGCACCGCTCCACTG includes:
- the surE gene encoding 5'/3'-nucleotidase SurE — translated: MRILITNDDGIAAPGIAALAEAISRIGQVTIVAPAAEMSAVGHAITLSDPLRVTPYEKNNEFFGYAVRGTPADCVKLAYWVLLKDQPKPDLLISGINLGSNTGINVIYSGTVSAATEGAILGIPSFAISLATFVNPDFQPAAAFAVQLAQTLMNRRLPKGVFLNVNVPAAPAEQIRGVRITRQGQANYMEEYSARQDPHRRSYYWLSGEKVEIEADEQVDDRAILQNHISITPVHYDLTYYPLLQELETWGFKHA
- the guaA gene encoding glutamine-hydrolyzing GMP synthase, with product MTHAEFILILDFGSQYTQLIARRVRELGVYSEIKPFSVTLDEIKRMKPMGVILSGGPASVYAAEAPLPPKELFDLDIPILGICYGLQSIAFLLGGEVERAPRREYGRAELTVDEATELFAELPLQLTVWMSHGDHLTQPPPGFSIIAHTANAAIAAVRHERKKIFGIQFHPEVVHTPDGAKILGNFCFTACGCRGDWNAGAFIERTLQDIRSRIGDKRALCALSGGVDSTVAAVLVARAIGRRLSCVFVDTGMLREGEVEEVCRFYQEADFDFHLLNAGAPFLSALRGVVDPEQKRKIIGREFIRLFEEKSKELGDVEYLVQGTLYPDVIESVSTKGPSSVIKSHHNVGGLPERMHLSLLEPLRELFKDEVRRVGRELQVPETILGRHPFPGPGLAVRIVGEITPERLAVLRRADRIFIEELKQSRQYDKIWQAFVVLLPVQSVGVMGDERTYENVAALRAVTSLDGMTADWAEIPAAVLARISNRIINEVKGINRVVYDISSKPPSTIEWE
- the glmS gene encoding glutamine--fructose-6-phosphate transaminase (isomerizing), whose protein sequence is MCGIVGYIGQQTVLPILLQGLKRLEYRGYDSAGVALLHNDAFCVEKAVGKIQELEKRINSRCLQGTLGIGHTRWATHGEPSQINAHPHHDCQGRLMVVHNGIIENHALLRQELMQRGHVFVSQTDTEVLCHLFEEYLNQGADFVDAVHEGLNRVQGTYGIAVLEKNHPDLLLAARRGSPLVIGHGKTGFFLASDTAPLVGYTTDVSYLDDGEMAVLWRDEFKVKSIDNRIIAKTVQVIDTDLRQIEKAGYPHFMLKEIMEQPQTLRDTMRGRLLPEQGTAKLGGIEHDLESLLYARRIIITACGTSWHAALIGEYLFEDLVGIPVEVEYASEFRYRNPILNEDSVVLAISQSGETADTLAAVREAKHKRSKVFGICNTVGSSIARETDAGVYLHAGPEIGVASTKAFTSQITVLSLITLLLGRIRSISSTRGRKLVEELRSIPDKVEKTLESSRQIQTIAEQLQQSSNMLYLGRGYNFPVALEGALKLKEISYIHAEGYPAAEMKHGPIALIDDHMPVVFIATRDSVYDKILSNIEEVRARRGRVIAIATEGDREIAKQAEHVIYVPETLEIFNPMVTIIPLQLLAYHMAVLRNCDVDQPRNLAKSVTVE
- a CDS encoding ABC transporter substrate-binding protein, which encodes MILRKAILVLYLFAGAALAVPSGLFERSIKLYQLQRFEEAVLLLQELTDENKPNPEATCAGLVLTRTYSRLNDRVNARRIALDMLRRFPDSRYADWFQFELARLACQTQDRPEALRRLVWIMDHSTNPDMTSACIDQATRLINAGVAEDVLIELSGQLHTPDTKKWLELWNARTLCGYQGKVKAQEALFRLAGSELTESQNRALQSWLNASSEQLRFPMRIAVLLPLSGEYEEEGHQFLYGLVFALRDLRQPVELIVKDTQGSQIEAARIMNELIKTDVSLFIGELDDSRSATLAAQAAQAGKLLICPISTEAGIAGLGDRIFQMNSDIETRGIALAHYAYQKLGLRTFAILAPADNYGHELTDAFAGAIDELGGTIIAQQWYYPGTEDFKRHFQTIRETALAASPLDTALVNEYLRRRSESGQRVLGTQDDEFGLPVTSIDGFFFPIYEEDLPIIAPQYALVNIKATPLGGDNWNHLDVLRNQRRYINGAVFISGQHLQETEMEYIRFQNSYRMLTSQSPTLLSVLGVDLGRFLVRAIDSGYTDARSLAEFLQQAPLFNGLAGDYQFSKQSHVNQSVHLLQYKDVIIQKLEN
- a CDS encoding porin family protein; its protein translation is MRKVAVVMLLVLALSGLASAKSDIGLKGVGGQLAYVFPEDPIESTIGFGGNVYLGKLSPQLKLFTYVDYWKKSYDESKHVESSFSVLSIMGALRYQFPSTGNIKPYAGGGLGLNIASASWEYSGEYSEYFDDEGSESETDLGILIMVGASTMLSSNMEGFAEVRYNIADVDFFGIYAGITYLLK
- a CDS encoding gamma-glutamyl-gamma-aminobutyrate hydrolase family protein, with the protein product MKLPLIGLTMDHSPATDARPFAKGADIYYLNDVYIRYVEKAGCLFLGLPTTDQRQLSRDYIRHLDGLLLTGGNDVFSGAYGETQLFEDWQQDGPRTFFEIELINQALEQNKPILGICRGFQMLNVALGGSLYQDIALQRPDSLQHRSLNKPVWNAHPVRIQQGSLLHRVLGRSECRVNTSHHQAVKQPAPSLNAVAWAPDGVIEGLESPDHRFVLGVQWHPEAMGADPTASALIDQFVQACKKS
- the holA gene encoding DNA polymerase III subunit delta — translated: MKTTPEALKAEWQAGRFEPVYLFYGQEDFIIEQLCEDFLAKALLAEERDFNLDIFYGNEADAVKVVNIASSFPMMSTRRVVMVKGVEQMNAGPIQLIHKYVTRPSASTCLILTAEKLEGRKSKLHDIQKVSCSCEAKILYDNQIPDWLRKWVRQFDLTISDEAIRLLQAHTGNTLRSLAAEIDKLRLNLQQRKNIEVQDVEQVVGSSKQYTVFELCDAVGAKNLNRSLNILSAMLQNGDKPPQLLTMLSRHFFILAKLRELKSKNLRDDDIAKRLKVNPFFLNNYRRQANQYGRDQLKTAFSHLLEADQHLKTSYQKPRLVLETLLFKLQYHIR
- a CDS encoding sigma-70 family RNA polymerase sigma factor codes for the protein MSLKEQKTAELSDEELIHRFQDGDIYAFDAIVNRYKDQLLNYAYRFLNNPEEAEDVVQETFLRIFRNKHAYREIAKFSTWVYTIAGNLAKTELRKRKRRKYLYLSDMGYDEKEYEIVDPSANTEKEVESLFQEKIIQKAIDELPPRFRQVILLVEIQELPYEEVSKIMRVPLGTVKSRVNRARLKLQAKLSDIMEREKKNKTARS
- a CDS encoding zf-HC2 domain-containing protein, with translation MNLCDKMKKNAFLYHEKALEPSTAARVQEHLEQCETCRRHFQQALLLKKALKGLPRRRTSPDFNAVLRARLRTETYRKPLFSFPAGSGMWQIPAYAGLALMFVALGALLQRNWNPSIMPTMADRVAVVQTAPQPASGNAQFAAGSAPIRRAPVKNYVDPGTVADISKWAQQNQRRTQATLAKYDEDSTWQRNSTQNTNRSLVREVRQVRF